In one window of Palaemon carinicauda isolate YSFRI2023 chromosome 2, ASM3689809v2, whole genome shotgun sequence DNA:
- the LOC137619078 gene encoding uncharacterized protein — protein MVIAYLDDWLIWARSVPECNKATTKVLQFLNKLGFKVNLQKSRLQPSSHFDWLGIHWDLSNHKLSLPPKKVKEIASKTKNFLKNKQVSRRALERVLGLHQFASVTDLLLKAKLKDINRFWRKRATIRLRDKISKIPSILIERLRPWSKPENLSKSVPLQFPPPQVTIHTDAFLSGWGGYHKQRMFQGSLSPAMKHFHINVLEAMAVLLTLKRLSPPRSTHVRIVSDSTAVVHCINRGGSKTPNLNQVLVMIFTLVLEKNWFLSASHLAGVQNVIADSLSRTKPLESEWSLDVNSFRWISRLVPGLQVDLFATQLNHKLPYYVAPNLLWTH, from the coding sequence ATGGTAAtcgcttatctggacgattggctcatctGGGCTCGGTCGGTCCCGGAATGCAACAAGGCTACAACCAAAGTGCTTCAGTTTCTCAACAAACTGGGGTTCAAGGTCAACCTACAAAAGTCTCGCcttcaaccatcaagccacttcgattggttaggcatccactgggaCCTCTCAAATCACAAACTGTCTCTTCCTCcaaaaaaggtcaaagagatagcgTCCAAAACCAAGAACTTCCTCAAGAACAAACAGGTGTCACGGAGAGCCTTGGAACGAGTTCTAGGCTTAcatcaatttgcctcagtgacagacctcctcctcaaagccaaactcaaggacatcaatcgattttggagaaagagagcaacCATAAGACTACGAGACAAGATATCGAAGATCCCCTCAATCCTGATTGAGAGACTCCGAccatggtcaaaaccagagaacctttccaaatcagttcctctgcaattccctcctccacaagtgacgattcacacagacgcgtttCTCAGTGGCTGGGGGGGCTACCACAAACAACGGATGTTTCAGGGCTCCTTGTCCCctgccatgaaacacttccacatcaacgtactggaagccatggcagtactcctGACTCTCAAACGTCTCTCCCCTCCACGGTCCACCCATGtcaggatagtctcagacagcacagcagtagtacactgcataaacagaggcggatcaaaaacTCCCAACCTGAATCAAGTCCTGGTTATGATTTTTACCTTGGTATtggaaaagaactggttcctgtcagcttctcacctagcaggagtccagaatgtgatagcggactcactatccaggacaaaaccactggagtcagaatggtctctagacgtgaattctttccggtggatatccaggctggttcccggtctTCAGGTGGATTTATTTGCAacacaactgaaccacaaacttccCTATTATGTAGCCCCGAACCTGCTATGGACGCAttga